From the genome of bacterium:
ACGCAGTTGAAGCTAAACGAAACGCAAAGTGACCTTATGCGGCTCGAGGATATTATTCGCGAAGTCCAAGAGCAGGAGGCAATACTTAGACGACAGGTCAAAAAAACAAGGCAATACAGAAAGCTTTTGGAACAGAAAGAGGAGCTTTTCGCAAGGCTTGTATTCGGGCGAATAAAGCATCTGGAGAATGAAAAGGAGAAGATACAGTCGGAGCTGAGAGACAAAAACGATGAGCTCGGTAAGCTCCGTTCGTCTATTTCGTCGCTCCGTGCACGCGTTCAGTCAAAGCGTGCGAAAATGGATGAGCTATCAAGAGAGCGAAGCAACATACTGGACGAAATCTCGCATGTGCGCAAAGATATAGCCGACTCGGAAAGCAAGATAAAAGTTCTCGAGGAAAGAATAAGAAATGCTGAAGCGCAGTTAGTTTCTGCGAAGGGGAAAAAGCCACGACTTCTGGAACAGATAGAGCAGTCGAAGAGGACAATAGCGGAGCAGAGAGAATTCATATGCAAACTTGATGCAAATCTTTCAGAAATAGAGGCGGAACAGAGCAAGGTTCAGCAGGAAGCAGCCAGAGTTAACGATTCAATTTTGAAGATGAGAAGAAAATTGCGCGAGGACGAGGAGAAGCACAGTCAACTAAGGCAACGACTCGCACAGCTCGAGAACGAAATAGGTTTTGCTAAAGACGAACTCGCCAAGCTCGACGCAGAAGAAAAAAGCATGAAAGGTGAAATAGGGAACCTTAACGCAAAGCTTGCTGATGCACAGCACGAAATCGCTGACGGAAAGAGCCGAATGGAGGAAATAGACGGGCAAATAGGCGAGATCGAAGCGCAGAAACAAACTCTTAAAGAAAGAATAGCAACGCTCGAGGCGGAAATAAACCAGCATAGCCAATCCCTAAATGAGCTGAGGCGAAAAAAAGCGGAACTGTCGGGGAAGCTCGATGCGGTAAAAGCAAATATAAAGTCCATATCCTCGCTGGATAAATTGGATAAAAGCGATGAGGCTAATAAAAGGCAAGAAGGCAGGATTAAAGGTATTGTAGCAGATTTCATCCAGACTGAGAATCCTCAAGTGCTTGAAGCAGTGTTGGGCGAAAAGCTTAAATTCATCGTCGTCGAGAGTGCGGATGACGCACAAAAAGTGTATGAGGACAACTCTGAAGGCGGGGATAAGTATGGATTTGTGATTCTTTCCGAGCTCAGCGATGAAGGTGAACTGCCCGATTGGATAAAACTTACTGAACCTCGTCTTGGTGCGCTTATTGGGAAAATTAAAATCGGCGATACAATCGACAAACCCATGGAGGGTGAGGTGGTGGTTACCAAGGACGGCAAAAAGGTGCGAAAGATGGGCGAATATGTTTTCAGGTCGGGAGAGGTTAAAGGAATTCTCACGCAGAAAATGCTCCTCGGGAAACTTGAGAATGAGCTTGAGAAATTGGGCTCCAGAGAAAGGGAAATAGAACAAAAGATCTCGTCCTTGAGGGTTGAGCATAACGAGGCTGTGGAAAAGGTTTCTGTATTAGCGTCTAAAGCGGATGAACTGATGGGCGAGAGGAAGGATGTGGAAGGACGGATTAGAAGCTTTGAGATGCTTTGCGAGGAGTGGCGCCAACAAAAAAAGGCTCTGGAGAACAAAATAGAGCAGTTAAAGATAAGGAGAGAAAACTTGAGGAAAAAGTTGTCCGTTAACGAGGCGCTTGTAAGTAAGATAAGGAATGAAATCGGTCAACTCTCCGAAACTGTTGAAAACAGCAGAAAAGAGATAACTGAGCTTGAAAGGCAAAGCAGGGAGCTTGAAAGTAAGCTTTCGGCTCTTGAGATTAAAAGATTGTCCACGGAGAACGACATTAAAAACGCGCAAACCGAGATTCAGCGTCAGGAGTTGGCGATAAAACAGGCGAATTCGGAACTTATGGCACTGGAGGCGCAGATAGAAGAAGCCAAAAGGACGAAGGAAAGCTCAAAGGGCGAGATAAAGCGGACTTCCGAGAATCTGAAGTCATTATTTAGCGCTGAGACTGAACTTCAGGAGAAGCTTGCGTCGCTTGATGCAAAAATAGGCGAAATGGAGAGCGAAATAAAAGGACTTACCCAAAAAGAGGGGGAATTTGAGGCAAAACGGGAGGAATTATCATCCAAATTGACTGAACTCGAACACTACATGGGCACTCTTTCTGGTATGCTTGACGAGCTGTATCGGGAACGAAACAAGCTTAGCGTTGAGCTCGAGGAGGCGGAGCCTTTAGACGATGAGAGGGCAAAAGAGGTGCAGCAGAGGCTCGAGCGGCTTGAACGGCGTATAGAACAAATGGGCGGCGTAAACCTTGAGGCTGAGGAGCAATATGAAAGTGTTTCGCGGCGGTTGAATTTCCTTAAAGAGCAGGAAAGCGACATCAAAAAGTCGATAATGGACCTTAAGCGCACGATAGAACACCTTGACTCGGAGGCAAGAAGGCTTTTTGTCGAGACATTCGAGGCTACGCGCGAGAATTTTCAACAGGTGTTTCAGGAGCTTTTCGAGGGTGGTGAGGGAGATATTGTGCTTGATAAACCCGATGACCCACTTGAGTCGGATATATTAATAAAAGTGAGACCTACCGGTAAGCGATTTCTTAATTTGAACCAGCTTTCCACGGGTGAAAAGGCATTAACTGCGCTTGCACTGCTTTTCTCGCTTTATCTGGTGAAACCTGCGCCATTTTGTCTTATGGATGAGGTGGATGCACCGCTCGACGACGCCAACATAAGAAGATTTCTTAGTCTTATAAACAGGTTCAAGGAAAGGGTCCAATTCATCGTGATAACTCACAACAAGCTCACGATAAAGGAGGCAGATTATCTTTACGGCGTGTCCATGGAACAGGATGGAGTGTCAAGGGTTATATCGGTGAGGATGAGGGAGTTTGTTGGTGCGTAAATCGTGAAATAAAGCTTAAAAAAGCTTGCGTTTATAAGATGAGGTTATTTTATTAACTCTACAATGTCTAAAAAGGGTAAAAGAAAAACAGCCGTCAAAGTTCCAGCATCAGCAAAGGGAGCCAGCAAGCGGAAGGCACCGCAGAAGAAAGTTTCCCAACCTCCCTCGAAGGAAAAAGTAAAGAAAAAGCCAAAGGAAATAGTGGCTGAGCCACTGTCATTCACAAAGGCAAACTATATCGTTTTTGTGCTTGCATTGGTTCTTATAGTGGTGGGATGGGTTTTGCTTGCCAAAGGTTCGATGACTTTAGCTCCTCTTATTCTCGTTATTTCTTATTGCATTCTCATACCTGTTTCGATACTCATAGGCATTGGTAAGGGCAAAGGCGTTGAGGAACGCATGGCGGAATCGGGCGCCAGACGGGACTGAGTAGGTTTGCTCTCTTAAAGGTTTTGCCCTAATTGTTTGAGGGGGCTGGACAATAAAAAAGTATTTTTAAAACGCAGGGGTCAAAGTGAGACTAATAGTTGTATTATTAGTTATTATTTCCCTCTGTGGTGCGGTTCCAGTTAAAATAGGTGTTATAAGGGGCGGTTATGTTGGCGGGGATTGGACCCACATTGCGCAGCGTTCAGTGCAGAGAGCCGTTGAATTAGCGAACTACGCCAGCGGACTTGATATCATCCTTTTCCCTGAATTCGCTTTCGCAGGGATAGATGGTGGTGGTCATTCCCGCCCTGAGGTAACATTCACATGGGACTCTGTGTTGGGGCTTGTTCCTCATCCGCGCGACCCACACGATGTTGGTGACAGCCTTACGGCATACTACCTCGATACGCTGCGATACATCGCTATGGGCGAGACATGCTACATATGGGCAGCTACATGTGGCGAGGTGTTGGGTGGGATAAACTACAATTCGATACCCATAATACATCCTGACGGGCGGATAGTAAGGTTGAGAAGGAAATGTCACTGGAGTGCGATTCATGATGTGGTTCGCGATACGACCATTCATCTTGATACTATAAATGTTAAGGCAGGCGGTCGTGTTGCCGTTATGACTACCATTTGTTACGAGAATTCCCGTCTTGCGCGCATACTCGACCCTACGGAACCCCCAGCGCCACTATGGTTGCTGCCCCATGGAACATGGAGCGGCGCAGGCAACGAGGATATGACTGCTGCGACTCAATACTGGACATTTAACCCAACTCCCATCTCGCTTTCTGGCATATGGTCCATAGTGACGGACCACTGGGTGAGACCTGATGCAGTGCTTATTGCGGTGGATATTTTCAGTAGCACGCGCTGGAACACCATGAGGATTGACAATTACGGTCGCGACCCTGTGGCATACGAACCTCTCGCGTGGGTTGAGGTCCACCCTCACTTCGTTATCGTTGTTGCCAATGTTCCCGATGTTAGCGATACGCTGCCGACCATTCTTCCTACATACATTCCACCGCCGCCAGAGTCCCTTATGGTTATGCCTGAGATATCCTCTGGTCCAGTTTTTCTCATGGGAGCATCGTGCGAGAAAGCGCTCGTCTTAAGCGAGGATGGGGATACTGTTGATTGGGTTGAGATTTCGGATGGCGAGGGGGTATGGGCAGGTGCTACCGACAGCAAAAATACACCCGGAACTTA
Proteins encoded in this window:
- the smc gene encoding chromosome segregation protein SMC gives rise to the protein MYIEQLEIYGFKSFAVRTELRFGKGLNIIIGPNGCGKSNIFDAIRWVIGEQRLSLLRSSLLEHFIFKGSAAFKPLNFAEVSIEFAEARGLLPFDPSCDKVRITRRAYRDGGSQFFINGMPVRLKDVKSILAGVGLADISYAVMEQSMVQRVLSSSVADRRSLFEQAAGIARYKLDRSATQLKLNETQSDLMRLEDIIREVQEQEAILRRQVKKTRQYRKLLEQKEELFARLVFGRIKHLENEKEKIQSELRDKNDELGKLRSSISSLRARVQSKRAKMDELSRERSNILDEISHVRKDIADSESKIKVLEERIRNAEAQLVSAKGKKPRLLEQIEQSKRTIAEQREFICKLDANLSEIEAEQSKVQQEAARVNDSILKMRRKLREDEEKHSQLRQRLAQLENEIGFAKDELAKLDAEEKSMKGEIGNLNAKLADAQHEIADGKSRMEEIDGQIGEIEAQKQTLKERIATLEAEINQHSQSLNELRRKKAELSGKLDAVKANIKSISSLDKLDKSDEANKRQEGRIKGIVADFIQTENPQVLEAVLGEKLKFIVVESADDAQKVYEDNSEGGDKYGFVILSELSDEGELPDWIKLTEPRLGALIGKIKIGDTIDKPMEGEVVVTKDGKKVRKMGEYVFRSGEVKGILTQKMLLGKLENELEKLGSREREIEQKISSLRVEHNEAVEKVSVLASKADELMGERKDVEGRIRSFEMLCEEWRQQKKALENKIEQLKIRRENLRKKLSVNEALVSKIRNEIGQLSETVENSRKEITELERQSRELESKLSALEIKRLSTENDIKNAQTEIQRQELAIKQANSELMALEAQIEEAKRTKESSKGEIKRTSENLKSLFSAETELQEKLASLDAKIGEMESEIKGLTQKEGEFEAKREELSSKLTELEHYMGTLSGMLDELYRERNKLSVELEEAEPLDDERAKEVQQRLERLERRIEQMGGVNLEAEEQYESVSRRLNFLKEQESDIKKSIMDLKRTIEHLDSEARRLFVETFEATRENFQQVFQELFEGGEGDIVLDKPDDPLESDILIKVRPTGKRFLNLNQLSTGEKALTALALLFSLYLVKPAPFCLMDEVDAPLDDANIRRFLSLINRFKERVQFIVITHNKLTIKEADYLYGVSMEQDGVSRVISVRMREFVGA